A single Cannabis sativa cultivar Pink pepper isolate KNU-18-1 chromosome 7, ASM2916894v1, whole genome shotgun sequence DNA region contains:
- the LOC115697969 gene encoding ABC transporter A family member 1-like, translating to MSYSHCFDEYAHRVLLWDFISFLFPFSFAIGLFSIFGLDQFIGRDCFLPTVIMFLGYGLAVASSTYCLSFFFSDHTMAQNVVLLINFFSGLILMVISFIMGLIKSNVSANSFLKNFFRLSLGFCYADGLASLALLRQGMKDKSSDAAFDWNVTGASICYLGVEHLLLPVDTWA from the exons ATGAGTTATTCTCACTGTTTTGATGAATATGCACATAGGGTATTGTTGTGGGACTTCATCAGCTTCTTATTTCCTTTCTCTTTTGCAATTGGTCTTTTTAGTATATTTG GTCTGGATCAGTTTATCGGAAGGGATTGTTTCTTGCCAACAGTCATCATGTTTTTGGGATATGGTTTAGCTGTTGCATCGTCAACATATTgcctttctttcttcttttcagACCATACTATGGCTCAG AATGTAGTTCTCTTGATCAACTTTTTCTCTGGACTCATTCTTATGGTCATATCTTTCATTATGGGGCTTATTAAGTCAAATGTTAGTGCAAATTCTTTTCTCAAG AATTTCTTCCGACTATCTCTAGGGTTTTGCTATGCTGATGGGCTTGCATCACTAGCTCTTCTGCGTCAAGGGATGAAAGATAAATCTAGTGATGCAGCTTTTGATTGGAATGTAACTGGTGCCTCTATATGCTATCTTGGTGTTGAG CATTTGTTACTTCCTGTTGACACTTGGGCTTGA